One window from the genome of Bacillus tianshenii encodes:
- a CDS encoding YbjQ family protein, with amino-acid sequence MIVTTTNTLQDRKVEEYKGIVSGEAIMGANVVRDFMASISDVIGGRSGTYESKLAEGRDIALREMEDKARQMGANAVIGVDLDFEVMREGMMMVIATGTAVRVTE; translated from the coding sequence GTGATCGTAACGACAACAAATACGTTGCAGGACCGGAAAGTTGAAGAGTACAAGGGCATTGTGTCAGGCGAGGCGATTATGGGTGCAAACGTTGTGCGTGATTTCATGGCAAGTATTTCAGATGTCATTGGCGGGCGAAGCGGAACATATGAAAGCAAGCTTGCGGAAGGCCGCGATATCGCGCTTCGTGAAATGGAAGACAAGGCACGCCAAATGGGAGCAAATGCTGTAATTGGTGTCGACCTTGACTTTGAAGTGATGCGAGAAGGTATGATGATGGTCATTGCTACA